The sequence below is a genomic window from Corallococcus silvisoli.
CGTGCAGCACGCCCTGGCGCGGCTCCCGGAGGGCCAGCGGCTGCCCATCCTCATGCACCGCTTCGAAGGCATGGGCTTCGCGGAGATCGCCGAGGCGCTGGGCCTCACCGAGAGCGCCGTGAAGGTCCGCGCCCACCGGGGCTACGCGCGCCTGCGCGAGCTGCTGGCCCCCCTTCATCAGGAGACCGCGTGATGACGCCCGAGTGCGAACGCGTCCTGGACTGCCTGACCGGCCCGCTGCCTCCGGAGCTGGCGTCACACACGGCCGGGTGCGCGGACTGCCGCGCGCTCGTGGAGGGATTCCAGGACCTGGGCTCCCCGCCACCGCCCCTCCCCGTCGACGAAGCGAAGCTCGAACAGGCGCGGCGCCGGTCGCTCACGGAGCTGGCCGCGCACCCCCGTCCCACGCCGTGGTGGAAGGAGGTGGCGGTCCTGCTGGCCACCTATCTGGGCGTGGGCGCGGTGGGGCTGCTCGTGGTGGGCCGGCACGGGATGCTGCTCAACTCCGCGTCCACGCTGAGCATCGCGCTCGTGGCGCTGCTCATCGTCGCGGGCGTGGGCGGCGGGGCGATGGTGGCGCTCGCGCCCCGGCAGCGGACGTGGCCCCTGGGGCTCGTCGCGGTGGGCGCGCTGGCCGTGGCGCTGGCGCAGCTGGCCGGAGGCTCCGGCGTCCAGGTGAGGCCCCTGCTCACCAGCACCCTGGGGTGCATGGGCACGGAGGTGGCCCTGTCCGTGGTGCCGCTGGCCCTGGCGCTGGTCCTGCTCTGCCGCTCCGCCTTCCAGCCCATGCGGGCGCTGGCGGCGGGCCTGTCCGCCGCGGGGGTGGGCACGCTGGTGCTGCACGTGCACTGCCCCGACGGCGCGGCGGACCACCTGATGCTGGGCCACGTGCTGCCGTGGCTGGCGCTGGCGGGCGTGGCGGTGTTCGTCCGCTCGCGCCTGCCGTCCCGCACCTTCGCGCCCTGAGGCGGCGCCCTACTGGAGCCGGGCCAGCGCTTCCTGGGGGAAGGCCCGCGCGTCCACCTTGGCGTGCCATTCCTTGATGCGTCCGTCCGGCCCGATGACCACGCCCACCCGGCGCGCGTTGGCGGCCGAGGCGTCATCCGCGGCCCCGTAGGCCAGCCCCACCTTGCGATCCACGTCGCACAGCAAGGGGAAGTTGAAGCCGAACTTCTGGGAGAAGGCCTGGTTCTCCGCCGGCGTGTCGAAGCTGATGCCCAGGATGGCGGTGCCCTTCTGCTCGTACTGGGCCTTGTGGTCGCGGAAGGAGCAGCCCTCCGCGGTGCAGCCCGGGGTGTCCGCCTTCGGGTAGAACCAGAGCACCACGTTGCGGCCCCGGTAGTCCGACAGCCGGTGCGTCTGGCCCGTGGAGTCCTGCACGGTGAACTCCGGCGCCACGTCTCCCTGCTTGAGCATGTGGGATGCCTCCTGCTTCGGGTGGAAACCGGGGCCGTCGTACCACGCCCCGGGGGCAGGCGGCCGGGCACCGCTCGGACGATGTGTGGAGTGGAGTGCAGGCGGACGGCGCGGACATCACGCCGGCATCAAGAAGCTTGAAACCCACCGCCCTCGTCCGTTTAGTAGGTGCTCCAAATGAACAACTCCGACGAACCTCCGCCTGCCCAAAGGCAGCGCGTGGCCGCGCTCACCGCGTGGGCACGGCAGAACCTTTCGCGCCTCATCCTCGTGTTGCTGGGCGCCTCCAACCGCATCCGCCTGCCCACGCCGTCCGTGTTGCCCATCGCGGGGGCGGTGGTGGGCCTGTACAGCGGGCTGGCGGCGGGCATCTTCTCCAACCTGATTGGCGTGATGAGCGGCATCACGTTCAGCGCCGCGGAGCTGTCGGTCACGTTCCGGCCGCAGCGGCTGCGCACGCTGATGGAGTCGCTCGCGTCCGCGCGCTGGCACCTGGAATACGCGCTCGTGGGCGTGCCGCTGGCGCTGGGCGCGCTGCTGCTGGCGCGGGTCATCGAGCCGGGAGGGCCGCGCGACGAGGTGAAGCGGCGCCTGCGGCTGCTGTCGCTGCTGACGCTGGGCGCGCTGTCGCTCTACTACCCGCTGGTGGGGCTGGCGGCCGTGAACGCGGTGTTCGGCCACGCGCACAACCTGCCCGCGGCGCTGCCGCACCTGCCCTGGTGGCTGATGCTGCTGGCGCCCACGGTGGGCGGGCTCGCGGTGGGGCGGCTCTTGCGCGACCGGCCGGAGACGCACGGCCACGGCCTCCCGGAGGTGGTGCGCGCGGTGAAGAGCGGCGACAACGTGGTGCCGGCGGACCGGGGGTTGCTCAAGCTCATCGCGTCCGCCATCACCATTGGCAGCGGCGGGTCCGCGGGCCGGGAGGGCCCCATCGTCTATGGCGGCGCGGCGTTCGCGTCCAGCGTGGGGCGCGTGCTGGGGTTCAGCCGCAAGGAGCTGTCCATCCTGCTGGCGTGCGGCGCGGGCGCGGGCATCTCCGCGTCCTTCAACGCCCCCATAGCGGGCGCGGTGTTCGCGATGGAGATCATCCTGCGCGAGTTCGAGCTGCGCGTGTTCTCGCCCATCATCCTGGCCAGCGTCGCGGGCACGCTGGTGAGCCGGGGCGTGCTGGACGAAGCGCCCATGCTCAACCGGGTCAACTACGAGCTGGTGAGCGGCTCGGAGGTGTTCGCCTACGCGGCGCTGGGCATCGGGTGCGGCCTGCTCGCGTTCGCGTTCGTGAAGCTGCTGCACGGGGTGGAGCACTTCTTCCATGGGAAGGCGGGCGGGACGCTGTCGCCGTGGCTGGGGAAGAAGCCGCTGCCGGTGCGCGCGGCGCTGGGCGGCCTGTGCACGGGCGTGCTCGTGTTCCTCAGCCCCACGGTGTGGGGCAGCGGGCACGACTTCATCAACCTGGCGGCAGCCGGACAGCTGCCCTTCCTCTTCCTGGTGACGGCGTGCGTGCTGAAGCTCCTGGCCACGTCCCTGACCATCGGCTCGGGGGGCTCCGGCGGCACGTTCTTCCCCGCGGCCGTCATCGGCGCCATGGCGGGCGGCGCGTTCGGCACGCTGGTGCACTACTTCTTCCCGCTCTCCACCGGGCCCAGCGGCGCGTACGCCATCGTGGGCATGGGGGGCGCGGTGGCGGCGCTCACGCGCGGCCCGCTCACCGGCATGATGATGCTGTACGAGCTGAGCGGCAGCCATGAAATCATCCTGCCGCTGATGGTGACCTGCACCATCGCGTCCGCGCTGTGCCACTACCTCACGGAGCGCACCTCGCCCAAGGTGCAGAGCGACGAGGACCTGCTCACGGGCACGCACGTGCGGGCCCTGATGACGGAGGTCCCGGCGGTGCCCGCGGGCACGCCCCTGCGCTCGCTGACGGACCAGCTGCTCACGTCCGAGGCCGGCACGCTGCCGGTGCTGGACACGGAGGGCCACCTCTACGGCACGGTGCAGGTGGAGCAGCTGCGCGAGGTGTGGCGGGATGAATCCATGTACCCGCTGCTCGTGGCCAGCGACCTGGCGCGCAAGCTGCCCGCGCTGGCCCCGGATTCGGACCTGGCGCACGCGCTCCAGGTGATGGACCAGGAGGACGTGGACGCGCTGCCCGTGGCCCCCGTGTTGGGACTGGCCCCGTGCGGCCTCATCACCCGCGCCGCCGTCCGGCGCTTCCTCTTCGCCCAGCACACCCGCGCGCACGCCAGGGGCGACTACCCCATCACCCCGACCGAGGCGACGCACTGACCCTGGAGCCAGCGGGCCGACCGGCCCCAGGTCCCCACAAAGGCAGACACCCACGGCGGGAGCGCCTCCCGCCCCCGCCGTGAGAGGGATTGACCGCGGAGGCGGGCGTTACTGGATGACCAGCGCCAGCTGGAGCTGACACGTCGTGGGGTCGATGCCCGACTGCGAGGGGATGAAGCCGCACGCCACGCCCTGGGTGCCCTGGGCATAGAAGTTGATGTTCGCCTGGCACGCGCCGCCCACGAACGCGGTGGAGACCGCGTAGGTGCAGGTCTTGGCCGCGCCGTACGGGTCCGCCGGGTTGGTCGTGTAGGAGATGACCTGGCTCCACGGGCCCGTGACCTCCGCCTGGCCGGCGCCCACGAAGTTCGTGGGGCTGGACCCCATGGACGCGGGCAGCGGAACGGGGACGCTCACCCCGGTGAGGGCCGTCCCGTTGTTATAGACGACCACGTTCGTGAAGTTGGCGAACAGGAACGTCTGGTAGGTGTTCGCCGCCCGAGCCTGGGCCCCGGACAGCCCCGGACGCGACGGAACCTGGACCGCGCGGTCCAGGCTGGTCACGAAGTCGCGGGCCACCTGCTGCGAGTCGAACGCCGGCTCCGCGGCGGCGGTCAGGCCGGCCAGCAACGAGGCGACACCCAGGGCAGGAACGGCAAAGCGCTTCATTCCATGACGCAGCATGTGGGTTTCTCCAATGTCTGGGGTTGTGTCCCCCCCGGGCCACGACGCCAGCCTTCCGGCAGGGGCGGACAAATGACTAACATGCCAATCATTTGAATAGCAACCCAATAGCCGCAAAACCAACAATTCAATCTAGAGCAGATGTGTTTGCCCAAGGCGGAGGCGCCCGGCCGGGCTGGAGGGTCTGTCAGGAATCGGGGGGAGCAGGCATCCTTGGGCGCCATGTCCGAACCCCAGCTGTCCGCGCTGCGCGCCGAGCTGTCTTCGACCTTCCATGATGCCCGGGTGCGTCAAATGGTGGCCCTGGGCCGCCAGGCCCGGACGGACCCGGGAGCCCAGGCGCTGCTGGACGCGCTGGCGCGTGGGGACGCCTCCGAACGGCGGCTGGCGTTGGCGGCCCAGTTCACGCGCCGCGACGGCGAGGCGGTGCTGAGGGCCACGAAGGACGACTCCTTCCGGGTGCGCTCGCTGGCGTTCGAGCTGGCGTCCGTCGTCTGCGATGACGCGCAGGCCCTGGAGGTGCTGCGCATGGCGCACGGCATGCGCCGCGAGCAGTCCGTGCTGCGCCAGCTGCTGAAGCGGGGCCGCCGGGCGGTCATCGACGCGTACGTGGACGGGCTGGCGGAGCGGGGCGAGCACGCGGCCCTGGCGGACGCGGTGCCGCTGGCGTCGGAGGCGGCGCTTCGGCGGCACCTGGCGCGGGCGCTGGAGCGGCCCAGCCACCGGTTCTGGGCGAGGCTGGCGCGGGGGGCGCCCGCGGTGCTGGGGGAGGTGATCCTCGAGCGGCTGCGGGCGGTGACGGGCGAGCCGGATCCGGTGACGCGGTGGCAGGTGCGCAGCTCCCTGGCGGGGCTGGCGGAGCAGACGCCCGACGCGGCGGAGGCCATCGTGGCGCTGCTCCTGGAGCGGGGCATTCCCCCCGACGAGCAGGCCCTGCGGACGCTGGTGCGGCTGCGTCCGGTGCGAATGGTGGCGCTGCTGCGCCGCCACCCCACCGCGTTCCTCCCGCACCTGCTGTTCGTGAAGGCCTCGGCGTCGCTGGACGCGGAGTCCCTGGCGTGGGTCGTCCAGCGCGACCCGACGCTGCTGGGCCAGGCAGGCGCCGTGCTGAAGAAGGTGACGGATCCGCTGCGCCAGACGCTCACCGAGGCCTGGGCCGCGTCCGTGGACCGGGCCCCCTCCTGGGGCACGGAGCTGCTGGCCCGCATCCAGGACCCGGGCGAGCGCGAGCGCGTCTACCAGCGCTGGACGGTGGGGGCGCGCAACAGCGACGGCATCATCGCCCTGGAGCGCCTGGGCCACCTGCCCCCGGCGCTGCGCGAGCGCGAGGCGCGGCGGCACCTGCACGACGTGGTGGCGCTGGGCACGCGCGCGGAGACGCGCCTGCCGTACGCGCGGTTCCTGCCCTGGGAGGAGGCCCTGGGCGCGCTCCGGGGCGCGCTGGGGCATCCGGATGCCGCCATGCGCGGCGTGGCGCTGGGCGCCGTGCTGGCACTGCCCGGCCTGCGTCCGGACGAGCCCTCCTGGGTGGCGCCCGCGCTGGCGCTGGTGCTGGCCCGGAAGAACGAGCAGGACCCGGTGCGCGGGACGATGCTCCAGGCGCTGGCGGCGTGGCCCCGGCGCATGTGGCGGACCGAGCACACGGAGGCGCTGGGCCGGATGCTGCGCGACGCGCTGGACGCCGCGGACCTGTCTCCGATGACGGCCCAGGCGGCGGAGCGGCTGCTGGTGCGGGCCTTCGGGGCGGACCCCGCGTGGGGCGCGCAGTGGCTGGGCACCTTCCTCAAGGAGCGCGGCCACCTCCAGGACGCGAGGCTGGGCCTCCGGTTGACGGACGAGGAGGTGCGCCGGGCCGCGCCGTTCCTGCTGACGCTGGCGAAGAGCTGGGCGGAGCGCGAGCGCGGCGGCCCCCTGCTCCAGCTCGCGGCGAGCCTGGGCCAGCGCGCGGCGCTGGTGCCGGGCCTGTCGGAGTGGCTGGTGTCCATGCGCGACACGACGCCCGACGGGCGGCTGGCCCTGGCGTTGAGCCAGTGGCTGTCGCGGGAGGACCGGCCGCGCTTCGAGGCGACGCTCGCGGCCACGCTGCGGCGCTGGAGGGACCGGGGCTGGGACGACGAGGTCGTCGCGCTGGCGGTGGCGGAGAAGCGCGGGCAGGACCTGCACCGGGAGCTGGTGGCGGAGCTGGAGCGCGTGGCGCTGCGGATGGGCACCCCCTCCGAGACCGCGCTGTGGGTGCTGCGCCACCGCGCGGTGGCGGACTTCGACCGGATGCTGCCCGCGCTCCTCAAGCGGGACGAGAGCGCCATCGTCATCCCGGTGGTGCGCGAGTACCTGCACCGGCGGCGGCAGGACCTGCTGGGCCCGTACCTGGCCGCGCCGGTCATCACCGGCCAGTTCGCCACCGGGGCGACGCGCTGGCTGCTGCCGTTCGACTCGGGGTTCTTCCGGTGGACGGCGGAGCAGAACCGGGCCTATTCGGGCGCGCTCGCCAGGCTGTGCGCGGACCCGGAGCGGGACACGCCCGCGCTGTTGGCGGCGGTGACTCGCATGGCGGCGCTGGACTGGGCGCCCATGGACGCGCTCCAGGCGATGGTGGACGACCCCCGGCCCGCGGTGCAGGAGCGGACGCTGCGGGTGCTGGCCCGGTGCGACCAGGGCCAGGGGGTGCCCACGCTCTTGCGCTGCCTGGAGGACGGGCGCGCGCGCATCGCCATCTACGGGCTGCGCCGCGCGTTCAACGGCATGCCGCCCTCGCGGGTGCTGACGCTGCTGGCGGACGTGCCGCTGGCCAAGGTCACCGTCGCCAAGGAGGTGGTGCGCCTGCTGGGCGAGCTGCGCTCGGACGCGGGCTACGCGCGGCTCCTGGAGCTGGACGCGCTGCCCCTGCACCGCGACGTGCGCATCGCGCTCCTGCGCGCGCTGTGGGACCACCTGGACCGCGAGCCCACCTGGACCGTGTTCGAGCGCGCGGTCTCCGGCGAGGACGCCATCATGGCCTCACGCGTGGGCGACATCCCGGCGAACCGGCTGACGGAGGCGCTGGACGCGCGGCTGTCCGCGCTGCTCGCGAAGGTGCTGGCGCGGCCGGAGCCGGACGCACGCATCGACCTGCTGACCCGCGCGGCGTGGCTGTCCGTGAAGGACCGGGAGCGCGTGTTCCTCGCCGCGTGCGGCGCGCGGCTCGCGTCGCCCTTCGACGACGAGGTGCGCGCCGCGATGGGGGCGCTGGTGTCCCGGGCGGATGAGCGCGACCTGCCGCTGATGGAGCGGATGTTCGGCGCGGTGGTGGCGGACCGCCGCGCGCTGAGCGTGGCGTTGGACGCGACGCTCCAACGCCGGGAGTGGATGCGGCCCGTGCCCCTGGCGATGCTCCAGCACCTGGTGACGGACCACCTCGCGCAGGACCCGTGTCTGGCCACGCTGCGCGTGCGCTGCGCCGCGGTCGCCCTCGCGCCCCCGGCCTTCGCCAGCCACCTGGACGCGATGGGACAGGACGGGGCGCTCCACGTGGACGCGCTGGCCGCGGCGCTGACGGCGGTGTCGACCCTGCCCGTGGAGACGTTGGAGGCCGTGGGCACCCGGCTGGCGCGCAGCCCCAGTCCGGAGGCGCGGCGCGTGGCCCTCGCCTGCCTGGTGCGGGACGCGCAGGGCGGGCGCGGCTGGACGGAGGAGCGGCTGGCGAGGCTCGCCATGTTCCAGCGCGACGCCTCACCGCTGGTGGCCGGCGCCGCGCAGTTCGTGTTCCCGCCCCGGGAGATGGCGCAGGCCCCCCAGGCGAAGTGAGGCGCTGCCTCGCGACGGCGCGGACGCCCACGAGCGGCAGTGAGGCGCTGCCTCGCGGTGCCACGCGACGGCGCGGACGTCCACGAGCGGCAGTGAGGCGCTGCCACGCGACGACTCGGTCGTCCACGAGCGGACCGGGGCCCCTCCCCGAAAAGCTGGGGCCCTGGCGTCACGCCACCGCGACTACTTCGACGGCGCTTCGGCCTGGGTGGGCGGCGTGTTGCCCGCGGGGGCGGACGCGGGCTTCGCGGCGCCGCCCTTGCGCAGCGGACACGCGACGATGGCGCCCGTGGGGTCGATGGCGTCCTTGCCCTCCTCCACCTTGAGCACCTTGCGGCCCTCGCCCACGACGAAGGTGTAGCGCTTGGACACCGTCACCACCGGCATCTTCACGTCGTACGCGTTCACGACCTTGCCGTCGGGGTCCGGGATGAACGCGAAGGGCGCCTTCAGCTCCGTCTTGAAGCGCGTCAGCGTCTCCGCGTCGTCCGTGGAGAAGGCCAGCACCTGCCCCTGGGCCTGCTCCACTTCCTTGTAGCGGTCGCGGTACGCGGTCAGCTCGCGCGTGCAGCCGCCGGTGAACGCCTTGGGGAAGAAGGCCACGATGACGGGCCCCTTCTTCACCATCTCCGACAGCGTGTAGGTCGTCCCCGCGGTGTCCTTCACCGTGAAGTCCGGGGCGGTCTCGCCCACCTGGGGAATCGCTGCGCTGAGCCAACCGATGACGAGCAGGGAGTTGAGCAT
It includes:
- a CDS encoding DUF1109 family protein, with product MTPECERVLDCLTGPLPPELASHTAGCADCRALVEGFQDLGSPPPPLPVDEAKLEQARRRSLTELAAHPRPTPWWKEVAVLLATYLGVGAVGLLVVGRHGMLLNSASTLSIALVALLIVAGVGGGAMVALAPRQRTWPLGLVAVGALAVALAQLAGGSGVQVRPLLTSTLGCMGTEVALSVVPLALALVLLCRSAFQPMRALAAGLSAAGVGTLVLHVHCPDGAADHLMLGHVLPWLALAGVAVFVRSRLPSRTFAP
- a CDS encoding peroxiredoxin; the protein is MLKQGDVAPEFTVQDSTGQTHRLSDYRGRNVVLWFYPKADTPGCTAEGCSFRDHKAQYEQKGTAILGISFDTPAENQAFSQKFGFNFPLLCDVDRKVGLAYGAADDASAANARRVGVVIGPDGRIKEWHAKVDARAFPQEALARLQ
- a CDS encoding chloride channel protein is translated as MNNSDEPPPAQRQRVAALTAWARQNLSRLILVLLGASNRIRLPTPSVLPIAGAVVGLYSGLAAGIFSNLIGVMSGITFSAAELSVTFRPQRLRTLMESLASARWHLEYALVGVPLALGALLLARVIEPGGPRDEVKRRLRLLSLLTLGALSLYYPLVGLAAVNAVFGHAHNLPAALPHLPWWLMLLAPTVGGLAVGRLLRDRPETHGHGLPEVVRAVKSGDNVVPADRGLLKLIASAITIGSGGSAGREGPIVYGGAAFASSVGRVLGFSRKELSILLACGAGAGISASFNAPIAGAVFAMEIILREFELRVFSPIILASVAGTLVSRGVLDEAPMLNRVNYELVSGSEVFAYAALGIGCGLLAFAFVKLLHGVEHFFHGKAGGTLSPWLGKKPLPVRAALGGLCTGVLVFLSPTVWGSGHDFINLAAAGQLPFLFLVTACVLKLLATSLTIGSGGSGGTFFPAAVIGAMAGGAFGTLVHYFFPLSTGPSGAYAIVGMGGAVAALTRGPLTGMMMLYELSGSHEIILPLMVTCTIASALCHYLTERTSPKVQSDEDLLTGTHVRALMTEVPAVPAGTPLRSLTDQLLTSEAGTLPVLDTEGHLYGTVQVEQLREVWRDESMYPLLVASDLARKLPALAPDSDLAHALQVMDQEDVDALPVAPVLGLAPCGLITRAAVRRFLFAQHTRAHARGDYPITPTEATH
- a CDS encoding peroxiredoxin — protein: MLNSLLVIGWLSAAIPQVGETAPDFTVKDTAGTTYTLSEMVKKGPVIVAFFPKAFTGGCTRELTAYRDRYKEVEQAQGQVLAFSTDDAETLTRFKTELKAPFAFIPDPDGKVVNAYDVKMPVVTVSKRYTFVVGEGRKVLKVEEGKDAIDPTGAIVACPLRKGGAAKPASAPAGNTPPTQAEAPSK